The following DNA comes from Excalfactoria chinensis isolate bCotChi1 chromosome 5, bCotChi1.hap2, whole genome shotgun sequence.
GCACAAGCTGGAAACCAAGGTGAAGCGGAAGAACCTCAACCCGCACTGGAACGAGACTTTCCTCTTTGAAGGTAtgggctgggagggaatgggatgcAGAGGGGCCACCAACCTCTACGGGTGTCACCTCATGGCCTCCATCTCTGGTGCAGGGTTCCCCTACGAGAAGGTGGTGCAGCGGGTGCTGTACCTTCAGGTCTTGGATTATGACCGCTTCAGCCGGAACGACCCCATTGGGGAGGTGTCCATCCCCCTCAACAAGGTGGACCTCACCCAGATGCAAACCTTCTGGAAAGACCTGAAGCCCTGCAGTGATGGCAGTGTAAGACCCATGGGAAGGGGTCCCTGGGGGCTGTGCCTGTTCTACTGATGTCCCAATAGGTTTAAGTCCTTGTTTGGGTCAAAATGAAGTGTTTCGGGCAGACCTAAagtgaaagctttcttttccttctgcaggaaATGTCCCACTTGGGGCTGGCCCCAAAAGGGACACACTGGGGAGGGTCCTGAGATGTCCCACTGAGGTTGGCCCAATGTGTCCCACCAGGGCTGAGCCCAAAAAAGTCCAACTAGGGATGACCCTAAAAAGGTCCCGCTGGGGTTGTCACTGAAACATCCCACTGGGGGTGGCCCCAAGAGCATCCCAATGGTGATGACTGCCAAAATGTCCCACTGGGGATGGTCCCAGAACATCCCCCTGGCAATGGCCCCCAAAAATGTCCCACTGCTGGTGGGACATCCCCAGAACATTCCCCTCTTGATGGCCACTCTTTCTTCTGCCCAGCTCCAAAGCCCAGTCTTGGGGCAGCTCTTGGTGCCCCCATTCCACCACCTAGGCCACCTGGTGTGACCCTGAGGGCTTCGGGTGCCCAGCAGGGCGGGGGCTATCCCGGGGAGCCCCTCTTTGGGCTGGGGAGGCCCTGACAGCCTCTGTGTGCCCCACAGGGCAGCCGAGGGGAGCTCCTGCTGTCACTGTGCTACAACCCCTCTGCCAACTCCATCGTGGTGAATATCATCAAGGCACGGAATCTCAAAGCCATGGACATCGGGGGCACATCAGGTATGAGCAAGTTGGGCATCATCCCCAGTGCTCAACATGGGTGGCCGGGATGGTGCTGCCCACCTGGTTGGAGctgagcactgcactgtgccccCAGATCCCTATGTGAAGGTGTGGTTGATGTACAAGGACAAGCGGGTGGAGAAGAAGAAGACGGTGGTGATGAAGAGGTGCTTAAACCCTGTCTTCAATGAGTCCTTCTCCTTTGACATCCCCACGGAGCGACTGCGCGAGACAACCATTGTCATCACCGTCATGgacaaggacaggctgagccGCAACGATGTCATTGGCAAGGTGGGTCACTGCCTTGGTGTCCCCACCATGGCGGAGGCAAAATGAAGGCAACCAAGGTTTAATTTGTTTGAAGCTAAAGGTGACAAATGAGCGCAATTGCTGTTGCCACGGAGAGGCACCATGTTGAGTCTATGGGGGGCTCGCAGGGGAAGTGCAGGGGCACTGTTGTCCCCAAGGGGttggatggatgggtggatggaccACCGCGTGGCGTTGATGTCCTGTGTCCCCTGCAGATCTACCTGTCCTGGAAGAGTGGCCCTGGAgaggtgaagcactggaagGACATGATTGCGCGGCCCCGGCAGGCGGTGGCACAGTGGCACCAGCTGAAAGCCTGAACCTCCAGTATTGGGGACAGCGCTGGGGACGACGCTGGGGACATCCCTGTCCTCATGTCCCTGATGCAAGGCAGGACTTGTGCGAGTGCTTCCAGCCACAGTCCCCAGAGCCCTCACCCCAGTGTCACCCCATTTTGGGAGGATGCTGGAGTAAGGGGGGGGGGTGGTCCAAGACAAGCTCTCCCCCTTCCCACTCAACACAACCTCTCCTAG
Coding sequences within:
- the SYT7 gene encoding synaptotagmin-7 isoform X4 — encoded protein: MYLDPEAASAGVPSRDVILVSAIITVSLSVTIVLCGICQWCQRRLGKRYKTSLETVGTPDSSRGRSEKKTIKLPAGGKAVNTAPVPGQTQQDESDRKTEPHSSVSDLVNSLTSEMLMLSPGSEDDEGHDGSSRENLGRIQFSVGYNFQESTLTVKIMKAQELPAKDFSGTSDPFVKIYLLPDKKHKLETKVKRKNLNPHWNETFLFEGFPYEKVVQRVLYLQVLDYDRFSRNDPIGEVSIPLNKVDLTQMQTFWKDLKPCSDGSGSRGELLLSLCYNPSANSIVVNIIKARNLKAMDIGGTSDPYVKVWLMYKDKRVEKKKTVVMKRCLNPVFNESFSFDIPTERLRETTIVITVMDKDRLSRNDVIGKIYLSWKSGPGEVKHWKDMIARPRQAVAQWHQLKA